The DNA region ACCATTATATATccaaacaaaacaataaaattactagcatttttaaatttatcaaataaaaaatgctagccttttaaaaatattcaaaatgttaaAGTTCTTCATCCAACAGACCCTTAAAGTTTGAGGAAAAATCTACTACCCCTAAgtttctttttattaaattaatgttaaataaaaagcaaattttacctttattaaataatattttatttaattttgttttcttcaatctttatctttaataaatttcaataaaatattttaattggttataaaaacattttagttattgttaaattaaattataaattacattatattctaatataattatatgttaaaccTATTTAATCTTTCAATTAATATATGTAAGTTTTTCTTTAGAAGTTACACGTATAGTCacaaaattgtaattataaaaaatacatcTGAATAACTATAACTAGAACTAATCATCATAAAACACGATCAAACTAATATTATATTCAAGTTTATTCCAGAATAAATCAATACACCAAAATAAATATACACCAAAAAATTATTAAGCTTGAATcattagtttcatattttattgaaAAGCTCGttgtcattttttatttcttattgatGTAAATTCCTATAATTCAGcaactgatttttttttagtttggtaacttatcaacTCGAATCTCAATTTTAACCAACTTTTTTGATATTTTCCATACCCTTAATCTAATCCCCATTACAAACTTGTAAGGACCTCTTGATTGGTGTATCACATTCTATAGtgatggagatttgatttttCAAACAAACATATGGTAATAACATTTCTCGTTTGACTATTAAGTGCATattacttgaaccttaaacactttgagtgctttgagACAAATGCCCGAACCTAAATATGTTATTGCTATGGGCGCGTGTACAATTACAAGAGGGATGTTCAGTACTGATTCTTATAGTACTGTTCGGGGGGTCGATGAGCTAATTCCTGTGGATGTCTATTTGCCGGGCTGTCCCCCTAAACCCGAGGCAGTTATAGATGCTATAACAAAACTTCGTAAGAAAATATCTCGCGAAATCTATGAAGATCGAATTAGATCTCAACAGGGGGATCGGTGTTTTACTACCAATCACAAGTTTTGTCTTGTACGCAGTACTCGTACTGGAAATTATAATCAAGGATTGCTCTATCAACCACCATCTACTTCAGAGATTCCTCCTGAAACATTTTTCAACTACAAGGGTTCACTATCTTCCCAAGAATTAGTAAATTAGGTAGGATTTTTTTTTACAGAAACAGACAACGAATTAATCTTCATAAATTCGATTTCGTagtgctttgagtgaatctttagtgataATGTTAATTCTTGTTGTTTTTGAATTTCAGGTAATTATTGAGATAGAGGAGATGCCTaatgtttttaaagtttaaaattatttgctTGGACTGCTTATGTTGTTTAGTGTAATGTTAGTGTgaatttccaatgcatgattatcTGTAAATTATCCTAAGACATTTATTAGTGGAAATAATAAATTAGTAGAGGTTAACTTGAATGTAGGTTGAGAAAtttgcttaaggacaagtaaatgcttaagtgtggagaTAAGCTACCATTAtcgcaaaaacataaaaattacaagaaaaagactaaattgtactAACCAATTTGTTACCAAAACTGCAAAACCCTTAGGCCATTgctcattttttttcttgtgtTTTCAGTGTGAAAGGATGAagtgtttgttttattttatttttaggataaactacaaaaatagtcacttttgtttgcctcagattacattttagtcacttatgtttgaaatgttatgttttaatcacttatgttattgttttgttacgaaatggTTACTCTACCGTTAAAATCCATTACTTCCCTAACAgcagtcctacgtggcagtccaaatgggttttaaatgtcaacttggatgtcctacgtagtagtccaaattaaatttatttaattaaaaacttattttcatccCTGCAActagacatccaagttggcatttaaaacccatttggacttcTATGTAGGACTGTCGTTAGGGAGATAACagagtttaacggtagagtgataacttcgtaacaaaacgataatgtaagtgactaaaacgtaacatttcaaacataagtgaccaaaatgtaatctaaggcaaacaaaagtggctatttttgcaatttaccctttattttataaattttataaattaacaaatttattatgattttaacaatataaaattacTTTAAACAATCACCTACCCTCCACCCAACTGAGAAATTGGTTATTTGTCAATTTAGGTATTGGTTTAATGGCTATATAAGTACTTAAGCCTTTGGCCAATTATTAATCTATAGTtgtaaatttttacaatttggtccctaagtCCTAATTGAATACAAtttcaactaaattatttatccaaaatttaattcacctaatacactcagtttatagaaacgggGTCTCAAAATCACACTTTTCAAAACCATTGATTTTTGGGTTATTATAACggtacaaatttattttttataattattacttACAATTGGTTAGTAGATTTGGGATATTGATATTATGAGTTCTATTTATTTGTGAAAAGttacaatttcttttaaaaaaatttaatgaatagtTTAATAAATAGATTAATACATACAACTAATTCTTATATCACACGGGATAAAAAATCTAGTTTATATCTTATATTTGtcttatattatatatttcattttgttgattaaatgaaaaattaaatcttttactttctatttatcttttttttcctAATATTTGCCTTTGAATTATGGAAACATGTTATAGTATGTTCCTTTTCTAAGTTAAAATTAGCATTAATaggaaattgtgaaaaaaaatagaacgtcgataatgacaatgaataacaaagaaaagagaaagaaaaataaagaatacatagattttacgtgaaaatcttttcgggaaaaaaatcacgggtaaaggagaagataattcactaggtcgaattcgaatgattacaagaggaatagactatgctatttataggcttgtaaaaccatgtTCTAATAGAATgagtgtagtaaggttgaaacagtttattttaatcaatatcaaatagatgaattgtaataaggttgaaaaactttattctaaaataaaataaaagaagtataattctatatgattttttatttattttactactatattttattttaataagaatttgaGTCACTCAATtctaatagaaataattaaaattaattaactttaTAGGTTATGCATTCATAATGCATGATGGTTAGAGTTTTAATTTGTACATTTAAATTACTTTCCTGAAGTCATCTTTCATTTTGTTATTTGCAAGTAAGTAAATTTGATTTTATTGTCTTCAATTTCATCTAccattacatttttatttttgttactgTCATGCTCTTCCCTTGCTTCACTTTTTATGACTAAAGCTTCATAATGCTTGAAAGCTAATTAAAAAGTTGTGTATAGGCCCAAATCTTCCCAGGGCCCGTACAAACATAATCTAGAAACCAAATTTTTTAATATAGTCCAAGTCCCTTTGTCACACCAGCCCAAATATGCCAAATAAAACAAGCCCGAACAAAACTAACCGTAAGGCCCAAAcggcccaaaaattaaaacaaatttagcCAAAACCCTAGTCCCTATCTGCCTCGTGCCGCTCCCCTACGTACGGCCTCCATCGCACCTCCGTACGCTAGCACACAGCCTCTGTACGTGCGCCATGCTCACCATACCTACACACCAAACACAAGTGGACAATAGCAAATacagaaaaaatagaaaaattgtattttttatttgatttttcctttcggctataaagccaaggGATTTGATTTTTGTAAGGGGTTACGTACACTAAAATACATACTGAATAGAAAATTCAGAAGTAATCTTTTAAGGTGATTTTCGCttttgatttctatatttttatcttttttttcttctttcttttttctggcATAAGATAAATTTTACCTTGCAAATAGGCCGTGGATCTCTTTTGCCTTTGTTGAAATTGAAGTCAAAATGAAATTTCGAGGCTAAAAAGCGTCCCTCAAGGCATGAAAGTACTGACCGCCGTTTAGGGAGGTGAATCGGTGCTTGACGAAGAGGGCTAGGGTTCGGCTGAAGAGGATGAAATGGGGAGGCTATGGTTGGTTTGTTGGTTCGGCTGAATGAAGGCCTTAGTTAGCCTTTATAATGAAGCAAAAA from Gossypium hirsutum isolate 1008001.06 chromosome A04, Gossypium_hirsutum_v2.1, whole genome shotgun sequence includes:
- the LOC121228042 gene encoding NAD(P)H-quinone oxidoreductase subunit K, chloroplastic-like; amino-acid sequence: MGACTITRGMFSTDSYSTVRGVDELIPVDVYLPGCPPKPEAVIDAITKLRKKISREIYEDRIRSQQGDRCFTTNHKFCLVRSTRTGNYNQGLLYQPPSTSEIPPETFFNYKGSLSSQELVIIEIEEMPNVFKV